The following are encoded in a window of Capricornis sumatraensis isolate serow.1 chromosome 7, serow.2, whole genome shotgun sequence genomic DNA:
- the LOC138082109 gene encoding LOW QUALITY PROTEIN: glutaredoxin-3-like (The sequence of the model RefSeq protein was modified relative to this genomic sequence to represent the inferred CDS: deleted 1 base in 1 codon): MAAGAAEAAAAVVEVGSAGQFEELLRLRAKSLLVVHFWAPWAPQCAQMNGVMAELAKEHPQASFVKLEAEAVPEVSEKYEISSVPTFLFFKNSQKIDRLDGAHAPELTKKVQRHASSGSFSPSGSEHPKEDLSLRLKKLTHAAPCMLFMKGTPQEPRCGFSKQMVEILNKHNIQFSSFDIFSDEEVRQGLKTYSNWPTYPQLYVSGELIGGLDIIKELEASKELDTICPKAPKLEERLKVLTNKASVMLFMKGNKQEAKCGFSRQILEILNSTGIEYETFDILEDEEVRQGLKAYSNWPTYPQLYVKGELVGGLDIVKELKENGELLPILKGEN, from the exons ATGGCGGCGGGGGCGGCTGAGGCAGCGGCGGCGGTGGTGGAGGTCGGCTCAGCTGGGCAGTTTGAGGAACTGCTGCGCCTCAGAGCCAAGTCCCTTCTTGTGGTCCATTTCTGGGCACCATGGGCTCCTCAGTGCGCGCAGATGAATGGCGTGATGGCCGAGCTCGCCAAAGAGCACCCACAAGCCTCATTCGTGAAGTTGGAAGCGGAAGCTGTTCCTGAAGTATCTGAGAAATATGAAATTAGTTCTGTTCCCACCTTTCTGTTTTTCAAGAATTCTCAGAAAATCGACCGATTAGATGGTGCCCATGCCCCAGAGTTGACCAAAAAGGTTCAGCGACACGCGTCTAGTGGCTCC TTCTCGCCCAGTGGTAGTGAGCACCCGAAGGAGGACCTCAGCCTCCGCCTGAAGAAGTTAACCCACGCCGCCCCCTGCATGCTGTTCATGAAGGGGACGCCTCAGGAGCCGCGCTGCGGTTTCAGCAAGCAGATGGTGGAAATTCTTAACAAACATAATATTCAGTTTAGCAGTTTCGACATCTTCTCAGATGAAGAAGTTCGTCAGGGCCTCAAAACCTATTCCAATTGGCCCACCTATCCCCAGCTCTATGTTTCTGGAGAGCTCATAGGAGGACTTGATATAATCAAGGAGCTAGAAGCATCTAAAGAACTAGATACGATTTGCCCCAAAGCCCCCAAGTTAGAGGAAAGGCTCAAAGTACTGACAAATAAAGCTTCTGTGATGCTCTTtatgaaaggaaacaaacaggAAGCTAAGTGTGGCTTCAGCAGACAGATTTTGGAAATACTAAATAGTACTGGGATTGAATATGAGACATTTGATATATTGGAGGATGAAGAAGTTCGGCAAGGATTAAAAGCTTACTCCAATTGGCCGACGTACCCTCAGCTGTATGTGAAGGGGGAGCTTGTCGGAGGACTGGACATCGTTAAGGAATTGAAAGAAAATGGGGAGTTGCTGCCTATACTGAAAGGAGAAAATTAG